The genomic region GGCAGGCTCGCCCGCGCCCGTGGCGCCACCTCCGATCTCGGCCGGATGCTCGACCCGATCGCCGACAAGCTTCTGGTCGGCGCCACCCTGATGCTGCTCGCGGGGCTCGGGCGTCTTTCCGATCTCGGCCTGCTCGCCGCCGTCGTGATCATGCTCCGCGAGATCCTCGTTTCGGGCCTGCGGGAGTATCTCGCGGGCCTCGCCGCGGGGCTTCCCGTCACCGCCCTCGCCAAGTGGAAGACCGGGGTGCAGATGACGGCGCTCGGCATGCTCGTCGCCGGCGACGGCACGGCCGCCCTGCTCGGGCTCGATGTCCTGCCGGTGTCTCTGCTCGGCGAGGCGCTGCTGATGCTCGCCGCCGCTCTCACGCTCGTCACGGGATGGGACTATTTCTCGGCCGGATTGCGACATCTACGCCGCGATGCGCCTAGGGCCGAGGCGGGACGACCGGCTGCCGAGCAGGTTCGGCGCGGGTAATGCGCCCTCCCTTGTGGCGCCCGACCCGGCGGCGTAGCTACTGTGCCATGCGACGGGGATGCCGATGACGTGTTCGGGCGAAGCGAGGATGCGCGTGCCACGGAGCCTTGTGGCGGTGGGGCTTGCGCTGACGCTCGGGGGCTGCGGGGTCTGGCAAGGGTTCTCCGGGTCGGGAGAGGGCTTCGGTGGCTTCGGCATGCGCCCGCTTCCCGTTCCGGCGGCGGAAGCCGAGGGCTACACGATGCGCCGCCTGCGCGGCCAGCCGGACGGCACGGCGGCGCTGCAGCCCGACCTCTCGATCCAATGGCCTTATACCCAGGAGCTGCCGCGGACGGGCGCGGTCGAGACGGACGGCGAACGCGCGCAGCGCGCCGAACGCGAGGGGAGACGCGAACGTCGCGCGGCGCAGCCTCGCGGTTCGGCCACCGAAAACCGCGAGGCCGCCCGCCCGCCCGAGCAGATCTCGGCCACGCCCGCACCCCGTGAGCTCGCCCCTCCGCCGCCAGACCCTGAGCAGCGTGGCCAGGCGATCCCCTTCGCTCCTCCCGGAACGGTCACCACCGGCGGAACGCGGACCGAGCGGACAGGGACCTTCGGCGGCCCGGCCGGCTCCGGCACCACCGTGCGCGATGGCGGCACCACCACCCTGATGGGGGCGGACGGCACGCTCCGCACCGTGCCGACGCCGCGCTGAGCGTGATCCGCGTCCTCTACTTCGCCTGGCTCCGGCAGCGGGTGGGAGTCGCAGAGGAGACGGTGACGCCGCCCGAAGGGGTCGGCACGGTCGGCGCGCTCGCCGACTGGCTCGCCGGGCGCAGCCCCGGCCATTCCGCGGCGTTTGCCAACCGCGCGAGCATACGCTGCGCCGTGAACCAGGACTTCGCGACTCCCGACACGCCGGTGCGGGCGGGCGACGAGGTGGCGTTCTTCCCCCCCGTCACGGGCGGGTGAGCAACCGGGCGGGGGCCTGCGGCTCGGCTCGCACCGTGTCGGAATTCTTGACACGCCTCCGCAGACGTTGCGATGGTGATAAGATAAAGCAAAGGAAAACAGATAATTAAGCGGGATGGCATCGTTTATGCGTGCCTCGCATGGGGGCCGCTGGTGCGGACTCCCAACACGCAATAAAAGCGAGATGGAGAGATGAGACGACGACTGGCACTTGCGACAGCGGGGGCGATTGCTCTCTGGGCTGCCGCCTCGCACGCAACGATCGTCACGGTGTTCGATGGCATCACCGCGGGCGTGAACAACTTCAACGCAACGGTCACAGCGGCGGGCGGCACGCCGACCGCTGATCAGTGGGACTTCTCGTTGTCGTCATTTCAGGGGACGGTGTTCGATCGCGGCGCCTACGTGGTCACGCGCACCAACGGCGGGACCATCTTCCTCTTTGACTACGGGGAGATGTCCGGCCGGGTGATCTCCATCGCCCCCACGAGCCGCGACCTCGCCCTGGCCCCGCTTGGCGGCCTTACCCTCACCTTTGACAACCCGATCAACGCGATCGGGTTCGAGATCGGGGACTGGGCGACCTGCTGCTTCCCCTCGGCGCTCTACATCTCGTTCGACGGCGGGGCGCCGATCCAGGTCGCGGTCGCGAACACGTCAAGCCAAGGGCTGTTCCCGGGGCGGCTCAACCCGAGCTCTCTTGTTTATGAGATCTTCGTCGCCGCCTTCGATGACAGCGGCAGCTTCACCACGGTCCAGTTCTTCGGCGACGGTGTCTTCGAGACCCTCGTCATGGGCGGCACGATCCGCTACGCGCTGCTCGATATCGGGAGCCTTCCCCCGACGGTTCCGGAACCGGCCACGCTCGGCCTGCTCGCGCTTGGGCTGCTCGGTCTCGCGGCTGCGCGGCGCCGCCGCAGCTGACCACGCTCAGGGGAGGGACGAGGGGGCCCCCCTCGTCCCTTCACTTAGCTGACGCTAGGGGTCGGTCTCGGTCAACGCAGCCACGTGAGGGCTTTTCGGGTTTGGGCAGCCGGCCGGAGGCCCCTCAAAGCGCGGAGCCTCCGGACGATCTCTGACCGCCGCTTGCTGGCGGTGCCTGCGCAGCCCTCCGCTCCCCGAATGCCCCGACCACATAACGCGGGAAGCCCGGCGCCTCGCCGAGTTGCCGCCCGCGCACGGTGCTCG from Elioraea tepida harbors:
- a CDS encoding PEP-CTERM sorting domain-containing protein, encoding MRRRLALATAGAIALWAAASHATIVTVFDGITAGVNNFNATVTAAGGTPTADQWDFSLSSFQGTVFDRGAYVVTRTNGGTIFLFDYGEMSGRVISIAPTSRDLALAPLGGLTLTFDNPINAIGFEIGDWATCCFPSALYISFDGGAPIQVAVANTSSQGLFPGRLNPSSLVYEIFVAAFDDSGSFTTVQFFGDGVFETLVMGGTIRYALLDIGSLPPTVPEPATLGLLALGLLGLAAARRRRS
- the moaD gene encoding molybdopterin converting factor subunit 1, with product MIRVLYFAWLRQRVGVAEETVTPPEGVGTVGALADWLAGRSPGHSAAFANRASIRCAVNQDFATPDTPVRAGDEVAFFPPVTGG
- the pgsA gene encoding CDP-diacylglycerol--glycerol-3-phosphate 3-phosphatidyltransferase yields the protein MPSDLPNLLTVSRIAAIPVLAALMLARLPAADFAACVVFTAAAVTDWLDGRLARARGATSDLGRMLDPIADKLLVGATLMLLAGLGRLSDLGLLAAVVIMLREILVSGLREYLAGLAAGLPVTALAKWKTGVQMTALGMLVAGDGTAALLGLDVLPVSLLGEALLMLAAALTLVTGWDYFSAGLRHLRRDAPRAEAGRPAAEQVRRG